A window of Mytilus edulis chromosome 10, xbMytEdul2.2, whole genome shotgun sequence contains these coding sequences:
- the LOC139490945 gene encoding threonylcarbamoyl-AMP synthase-like: MITRFQTFVKLLSVSRPYISTMNKIVKVSENELHELVSVAVNSLKAGNIIAVPTDTIYGVAGLVQNSEAVDRLYSVKNRDYNKPVAISVADISDVYRWGQVTVPQALLAKLLPGPVTVVLNRTTDLNPELNPKTSLVGIRIPDHEFIREVARSCQEPLALTSANISSAQSTLRVEEFENLWPKLDKIFDDGMLGDTFHSRQGSTVVDLSKKGVYKIIRDGSSLKNTVQVLSSYGLTDDNTS, encoded by the exons ATGATTACAAGATTTCAGACCTTTGTGAAATTGTTATCAGTCAGCAGGCCATACATTTCAACCATGAACAAGATTGTTAAAGTTTCTGAAAATG AACTACACGAACTTGTTTCTGTAGCAGTTAACAGTCTAAAAGCTGGGAACATTATAGCTGTTCCTACAGATACAATATATGGTGTAGCAGGCCTTGTACAGAATTCTGAagctgttgatagactgtatagtGTAAAGAACAGAGACTACAACAAACCTGTAGCAATAAGTGTGGCTGACATATCTGATGTGTATAG ATGGGGCCAAGTAACAGTACCTCAAGCTTTACTAGCCAAGTTATTGCCAGGACCAGTGACAGTTGTGCTCAACAGGACAACAGACCTTAATCCTGAACTAAATCCCAAAACATCTCTTGTTGGTATTAGGATACCAGACCATGAATTCATCAGGGAAGTTGCCAGAAGCTGTCAGGAACCTCTGGCTCTTACTAGTGCTAATATAAGTTCAGCACAAAGTACTTTGAGGGTGGAG GAATTTGAGAATTTGTGGCCTAAACTGGATAAGATATTTGATGATGGTATGCTTGGTGATACATTCCACTCCAGACAGGGGTCAACGGTGGTAGATTTATCTAAGAAAGGAGTATACAAAATAATAAGGGATGGCAG
- the LOC139490944 gene encoding mitochondrial tRNA methylthiotransferase CDK5RAP1-like → MKMAIRNGQICLSQILNLKSNSARRNLFCILKRRIVSHSSEANTTKTTSNVNEELKNDHKKTILKSGPSLEHFIANHTSVSQNVQTTGATTVALPSYISKSTLDGQNRKVYFDVHGCQMNVNDVEISWSVLKNSGYTRTTELGQADVILMMTCSIRDGAEQKIWRKLNILKQYKKKRQRNSENLPPLKIGILGCMAERLKSKILEQEKMVDLVCGPDAYKDLPRMLAVTESGQTAVNVLLSLDETYADVMPVRLNENSPSAFVSIMRGCDNMCSYCIVPFTRGRERSRPISSILDEVRMLSDQGIKEVTLLGQNVNSYRDTSDSTIHNSIDTKLTPGFKTVYKPKTGGRRFSDLLDKVSQIDPEMRIRFTSPHPKDFPDEVLDLIKERSNICNQIHLPAQSGSSEVLQRMRRGYTREAYLDLVYHIRHRIPDVYLSSDFIAGFCEETELEHEDTVSLMKEVKYHVVYSFPYSMRQKTSAYHRLKDNVPDDVKSRRHLQLRDLFRQEALKLNLKEIGSTQLILIEGESKRSPLDMAGRNDGNVKVIVPNTNIPESCADISTRKIQRGDYVVVKIRSANSQVLHGIPLYHTSLTEFYNKDNLITEQLCQSSAL, encoded by the exons ATGAAAATGGCAATAAGAAATGGACAGATTTGTCTTTCACAAATTTTAAACCTTAAATCAAACTCAGCTCgcagaaatttgttttgcatcttaaaaagaagaatagtttcACATAGTTCTGAAGCTAACACCACAAAAACTACTTCAAATGTCAACGAAGAACTTAAAAATGatcacaaaaaaacaattttgaaatccGGACCTTCCTTGGAACATTTTATTGCAAATCATACCAGTGTTTCTCAGAATGTACAGACAACTGGAGCAACTACAGTTGCTTTACCATCTTATATCAGCAAGTCTACTTTGGATGGACAAAATCGAAAAG TTTACTTTGATGTACATGGATGCCAGATGAATGTTAATGATGTAGAGATATCATGGTCAGTGTTGAAAAACAGTGGGTACACAAGGACTACAGAGCTAGGGCAG GCAGATGTAATACTCATGATGACATGTTCTATTAGAGATGGTGCCGAACAAAAGATATGGAGGAAATTGAATATTCTCAAACAGTATAAAAAGAAAAGACAGAGAAATTCAGAAAATTTACCACCATTAAAAATTGGTATTTTAG GCTGTATGGCAGAAAGGTTAAAGTCCAAGATTTTGGAACAagagaaaatggtggatttgGTGTGTGGTCCTGATGCCTATAAAGATTTACCAAGAATGTTAGCTGTCACTGAGTCAGGGCAAACTGCAG TCAATGTTCTGTTGTCTCTTGATGAGACTTATGCTGATGTTATGCCTGTCAGACTTAATGAGAATTCACCATCTGCTTTTGT GTCAATAATGAGAGGGTGTGATAACATGTGTTCGTACTGTATTGTACCATTTACCCGTGGAAGAGAGAGGAGTAGACCAATTTCTTCTATTTTAGATGAAGTCAGAATGTTGTCTGATCAG GGAATAAAAGAAGTAACATTACTTGGACAGAATGTCAATAGTTATAGAGATACATCTGATTCTACGATTCATAACAGTATTGATACCAAACTGACTCCTGGCTTCAAAACAGTATATAAACCTAAGACGGGAGGAAGGAGGTTTTCAGATTTACTAGATAAAGTCTCACAGATAGATCCAGAGATGAGAATTAGGTTCACATCACCACACCCAAAAGATTTCCCTGATGAG GTTTTAGATTTAATTAAAGAAAGGTCAAATATATGTAATCAGATACACCTACCTGCTCAGAGTGGAAGTAGTGAAGTTTTACAGAGAATGAGACGTGGCTATACAAGAGAGGCCTACCTTGACCTTGTCTATCATATCAGACATAGGATACCAG atgtgTATTTATCCAGTGATTTTATTGCTGGTTTTTGTGAAGAAACAGAGTTGGAACATGAAGATACAGTCTCGTTAATGAAGGAAGTAAAATATCATGTGGTCTATTCTTTCCCTTATAGTATGAGACAG AAGACAAGTGCCTACCATAGACTTAAAGACAATGTACCAGATGATGTGAAGAGCAGACGACACTTACAATTGAGAGATTTGTTTAGACAAGAGGCATTGAAGTTAAATCTAAAAGAAATTGGCAGCACTCAGTTAATTTTGATTGAAGGG GAGAGTAAAAGATCACCATTAGATATGGCAGGAAGAAATGATGGCAATGTTAAAGTTATTGTCCCCAACACCAACATACCAGAGAGCTGTGCTGATATATCAACAAGAAAGATACAAAGAGGGGACTATGTTGTTGTCAAG attaGATCAGCTAATTCTCAAGTTTTACATGGAATACCTCTGTACCACACCTCTTTAACAGAATTTTATAACAAAGACAATCTAATTACGGAACAGTTGTGCCAATCATCAGCTTTATGA